A region from the Pseudomonas promysalinigenes genome encodes:
- a CDS encoding STAS domain-containing protein, protein MSQAAVTMAEPGVLRLAGELDYRSGPALRKQGKSLIERCREARLVLDCSAVARSTSVGLSLLLAFIRDAQAAGKAFEVRGMPEDMREIAGVYDLDEVLAN, encoded by the coding sequence ATGAGCCAGGCCGCTGTAACCATGGCCGAGCCGGGCGTGCTGCGCCTGGCTGGCGAGCTGGATTACCGCAGCGGGCCGGCCCTGCGCAAGCAGGGCAAGTCGTTGATCGAGCGTTGCCGTGAGGCCCGGCTGGTGCTGGATTGCTCGGCGGTGGCGCGCTCGACCAGCGTCGGCCTGTCGCTGCTGCTGGCCTTCATTCGTGACGCGCAGGCAGCCGGCAAGGCCTTCGAGGTGCGTGGGATGCCCGAAGACATGCGCGAAATCGCCGGGGTTTATGACCTCGACGAGGTGCTGGCAAACTGA
- a CDS encoding MlaC/ttg2D family ABC transporter substrate-binding protein, which yields MISILRRGLLVLLAAFPLMALAAQSPHEVVQSTTNELLGDLKANKEQYKANPNAFYDALNRILGPVVDAEGISKSIMTVKYSRKATPEQMQRFQENFKRSLMQFYGNALLEYNNQGITVDPAKADDGKRASVGMKVTGNNGAVYPVQYTLENLGGEWKVRNVIVNGINVGKLFRDQFADAMQRNGNDLDKTIDGWAGEVAKAKQTAETSPDKAVK from the coding sequence ATGATTTCGATCCTGCGACGTGGCTTGCTGGTATTGCTGGCGGCCTTCCCTCTGATGGCGCTGGCCGCGCAATCGCCGCACGAGGTGGTGCAGAGCACCACCAACGAGCTACTGGGCGACCTGAAGGCCAACAAGGAGCAGTACAAAGCCAATCCCAATGCGTTCTACGACGCGCTGAACCGCATCCTTGGGCCGGTGGTGGATGCCGAGGGCATTTCCAAAAGCATCATGACCGTCAAGTATTCGCGCAAGGCAACGCCCGAGCAGATGCAGCGTTTTCAGGAGAACTTCAAGCGCAGCCTGATGCAGTTCTATGGCAACGCACTGCTGGAGTACAACAACCAGGGCATCACCGTCGACCCGGCCAAGGCTGACGACGGCAAGCGCGCCAGTGTCGGTATGAAGGTCACCGGCAACAACGGTGCGGTGTACCCGGTGCAGTACACCCTGGAAAACCTCGGCGGCGAGTGGAAAGTGCGTAACGTGATCGTCAACGGCATCAATGTCGGCAAGTTGTTCCGCGATCAGTTCGCCGATGCCATGCAGCGCAATGGCAACGACCTGGACAAGACCATCGATGGCTGGGCTGGCGAAGTGGCCAAGGCCAAGCAGACCGCCGAAACCTCGCCAGACAAGGCTGTTAAATGA
- the mlaE gene encoding lipid asymmetry maintenance ABC transporter permease subunit MlaE: MRRKSLIERIRLLGRSAIDVLAVLGRSCLFLFHALIGRGGIGGGFQLLTKQLYSVGVLSLAIVVVSGMFIGMVLALQGYSILTKYGSEQAVGQMVALTLLRELGPVVTALLFAGRAGSALTAEIGNMKSTEQLSSLEMIGVDPLKYIVAPRLWAGFISLPLLALIFSVVGIWGGSWVAVDWLGVYEGSFWANMQNSVSFTDDVLNGLIKSLVFAFVTTWIAVFQGYDCEPTSEGISRATTKTVVYASLAVLGLDFILTALMFGDF, from the coding sequence ATGCGCAGAAAATCCTTAATCGAACGTATTCGCCTGCTCGGGCGTTCGGCGATCGACGTGCTGGCTGTGCTCGGCCGCTCGTGCCTGTTCCTGTTCCATGCGCTGATTGGCCGTGGCGGTATCGGTGGCGGCTTCCAGTTGCTGACCAAGCAGCTGTACTCGGTAGGCGTGCTGTCGCTGGCGATCGTCGTGGTTTCCGGCATGTTCATCGGTATGGTGCTGGCCCTGCAGGGCTACAGCATCCTCACCAAGTACGGCTCGGAGCAGGCGGTGGGGCAGATGGTTGCCCTGACCCTGCTGCGTGAGCTCGGCCCGGTAGTCACTGCGTTGTTGTTCGCCGGCCGTGCAGGTTCTGCGCTGACTGCCGAAATCGGCAACATGAAGTCCACCGAGCAACTGTCGAGCCTGGAAATGATCGGCGTCGACCCGCTCAAGTACATCGTCGCACCGCGCCTGTGGGCGGGTTTCATCTCGTTGCCGCTGCTGGCGCTGATCTTCAGCGTGGTGGGCATCTGGGGTGGCTCCTGGGTGGCGGTCGACTGGCTGGGCGTTTATGAAGGCTCGTTCTGGGCCAACATGCAGAACAGCGTTTCCTTTACCGACGACGTGCTCAATGGGCTGATCAAGAGCCTGGTGTTCGCCTTCGTCACCACCTGGATTGCCGTTTTCCAGGGCTACGACTGCGAACCCACCTCAGAGGGGATCAGCCGTGCCACCACCAAGACCGTGGTCTACGCCTCGCTGGCAGTGCTGGGTCTGGACTTTATTCTGACCGCCTTGATGTTTGGAGATTTCTGA
- the lptA gene encoding lipopolysaccharide transport periplasmic protein LptA, with protein MRLVKTLPLLLSLSAALGSASAFALPTDRDQPIRIQADNAHLDDKQGVATYTGDVIITQGSMMIKGNTVTMTRAANGDIDVVTSVGNLAYFEQQQSTAKPDKMKGWAVTIQYQAQKDTVILTDRAKVENEGNTTEGEKIVYNTKSQVATAGRGGNVTQPRQRIDMVIQPKKKAE; from the coding sequence ATGAGGCTCGTTAAAACCCTCCCCCTTTTGCTCAGCCTGAGCGCAGCACTGGGAAGCGCGAGCGCCTTCGCCCTGCCGACCGACCGTGACCAGCCTATCCGTATCCAGGCCGACAACGCGCACCTGGACGACAAGCAAGGCGTGGCCACCTACACCGGCGATGTGATCATCACCCAGGGCTCGATGATGATCAAAGGCAACACCGTCACCATGACCCGCGCCGCCAATGGCGACATCGACGTGGTGACTTCGGTGGGCAACCTGGCGTATTTCGAACAGCAGCAGAGTACGGCCAAGCCCGACAAGATGAAGGGGTGGGCGGTGACCATCCAGTACCAGGCGCAGAAAGACACGGTTATCCTCACTGACCGCGCCAAGGTCGAAAACGAAGGCAACACCACCGAGGGCGAGAAGATCGTCTACAACACCAAGTCCCAGGTTGCGACCGCCGGTCGCGGTGGCAACGTGACTCAGCCACGTCAGCGCATCGACATGGTGATCCAGCCTAAGAAGAAGGCCGAGTAA
- the murA gene encoding UDP-N-acetylglucosamine 1-carboxyvinyltransferase gives MDKLIITGGARLDGEIRISGAKNAALPILAATLLADGPVTVGNLPHLHDITTMIELFGRMGIEPVIDEKLAVEIDPRTIKTLVAPYELVKTMRASILVLGPMVARFGEAEVALPGGCAIGSRPVDLHIRGLEAMGANIEVEGGYIKAKAPEGGLRGAHFFFDTVSVTGTENIMMAAALAKGRSVLQNAAREPEVVDLANFINAMGGKVQGAGTDTITIDGVERLHSASYRVMPDRIETGTYLVAAAVTGGRVKVKDTDPTILEAVLEKLKEAGADLTTGDDWIELDMHGKRPKAVNLRTAPYPAFPTDMQAQFISLNAIAEGTGAVIETIFENRFMHVYEMHRMGAQIQVEGNTAIVTGVPALKGAPVMATDLRASASLVLSALVAEGDTLIDRIYHIDRGYECIEEKLQMLGAKIRRVPG, from the coding sequence ATGGACAAACTGATTATTACTGGCGGCGCTCGTCTAGACGGCGAGATCCGCATTTCCGGCGCGAAGAACGCAGCCTTGCCGATCCTCGCGGCGACCCTGCTGGCCGATGGGCCTGTTACCGTCGGCAACTTGCCGCACCTGCACGACATCACCACCATGATCGAGCTGTTCGGGCGCATGGGCATCGAGCCTGTGATCGACGAAAAGCTGGCGGTGGAAATCGACCCCCGTACCATCAAGACCCTGGTAGCCCCCTACGAGCTGGTCAAGACCATGCGGGCCTCGATCCTGGTGCTCGGCCCAATGGTCGCTCGCTTCGGTGAGGCTGAAGTGGCACTGCCAGGTGGCTGCGCCATCGGCTCGCGTCCGGTCGACCTGCATATCCGTGGCCTGGAGGCCATGGGCGCCAACATCGAAGTCGAAGGCGGCTATATCAAGGCCAAGGCGCCTGAAGGCGGCCTGCGCGGCGCGCACTTCTTCTTCGACACCGTCAGCGTGACCGGTACCGAGAACATCATGATGGCCGCAGCCTTGGCCAAGGGCCGCAGCGTACTGCAGAACGCCGCGCGCGAGCCTGAAGTGGTGGACCTTGCCAACTTCATCAATGCCATGGGTGGCAAGGTTCAGGGCGCAGGTACCGATACCATCACCATCGATGGCGTCGAGCGCCTGCATTCGGCCAGCTACCGTGTCATGCCCGACCGTATCGAAACGGGCACCTACCTGGTGGCTGCGGCCGTGACCGGTGGCCGGGTCAAGGTCAAGGATACCGACCCGACCATCCTTGAAGCAGTGCTGGAAAAACTCAAAGAAGCGGGCGCCGACCTCACCACCGGTGATGACTGGATCGAGCTAGACATGCACGGTAAGCGGCCGAAAGCCGTCAACCTGCGCACTGCCCCGTATCCGGCGTTCCCAACCGACATGCAGGCGCAGTTCATCTCGCTCAATGCCATCGCCGAAGGCACGGGTGCCGTGATCGAGACGATCTTCGAAAACCGCTTCATGCACGTGTACGAAATGCACCGCATGGGCGCGCAGATTCAGGTCGAAGGCAACACCGCGATCGTCACCGGTGTACCGGCCCTCAAAGGAGCCCCGGTGATGGCCACCGACTTGCGCGCCTCTGCGAGCCTGGTGCTGTCGGCACTGGTCGCCGAAGGCGATACGCTGATCGACCGTATCTACCACATCGAC
- the mlaD gene encoding outer membrane lipid asymmetry maintenance protein MlaD — translation MQNRTLEIGVGLFLLAGILALLLLALRVSGLSASPTSDTYKVYAYFDNIAGLTVRAKVTMAGVTIGKVTAIDLDRDSFTGRVTLQLDKSVNNLPTDSTASILTAGLLGEKYIGISVGGEEEVLKDGSTIHDTQSALVLEDLIGKFLLNSVGKEPKEAQPAN, via the coding sequence ATGCAAAACCGCACCCTGGAAATCGGTGTCGGCCTGTTCCTTCTGGCCGGGATTCTGGCGCTGCTGCTGCTGGCTCTGCGTGTCAGCGGGCTGTCGGCCAGCCCGACCAGCGATACCTATAAAGTTTATGCGTACTTCGACAATATCGCCGGTTTGACTGTCAGAGCTAAGGTGACCATGGCGGGTGTGACCATCGGCAAGGTCACCGCCATCGATCTGGACCGTGATTCCTTCACCGGCCGGGTAACGCTGCAGCTGGACAAGTCGGTGAACAATTTGCCGACCGATTCCACTGCCTCGATCCTGACCGCCGGTTTGCTTGGCGAGAAATACATCGGCATCAGTGTGGGCGGTGAAGAAGAGGTGCTCAAAGACGGCTCGACCATCCACGACACTCAGTCGGCGCTGGTGCTGGAAGATCTGATTGGCAAGTTCCTGCTCAATTCCGTTGGCAAGGAACCTAAAGAAGCACAACCGGCTAATTAA
- a CDS encoding BolA family protein — MQAVEVKSFLEEKLPGSRVEVEGEGCNFQLNVISDELAGLSPVKRQQAIYAHLNPWIANGSIHAVTMKFFSSAAWAERT, encoded by the coding sequence ATGCAGGCCGTAGAAGTTAAGAGCTTCCTTGAAGAAAAATTGCCCGGGTCCCGGGTCGAAGTTGAAGGCGAAGGCTGCAACTTCCAGTTGAACGTGATCAGCGACGAGTTGGCTGGCCTGAGCCCGGTCAAACGTCAGCAGGCGATCTACGCTCATCTGAATCCGTGGATCGCCAATGGCAGCATCCACGCGGTAACCATGAAATTTTTCAGCAGCGCAGCCTGGGCTGAGCGCACCTGA
- a CDS encoding KpsF/GutQ family sugar-phosphate isomerase — protein sequence MSQSNELIQSAQRTLRLELEAIQGLAASIDANFVKACELILASTGRVVVVGMGKSGHIGNKIAATLASTGTPAFFVHPAEASHGDMGMITQDDVILALSNSGSTSEIVTLLPLIKRLGIKMISLTGNPDSPLAQAAEVNLDARVAHEACPLNLAPTSSTTAALVLGDALAIALLEARGFTAEDFAFSHPGGALGRRLLLKVENVMHAGDELPQVKRGTLLKHALLEMSRKGLGMTVVLEQDGSLAGIFTDGDLRRSLDRNIDVHTALIDEVMTVHGKTARAEMLAAEALKIMEDHKISALVVVDGNDRPTGALNMHDLLRAGVM from the coding sequence ATGAGCCAATCCAACGAGCTGATCCAGTCCGCCCAGCGCACACTGCGCCTGGAACTCGAGGCCATACAAGGCCTGGCAGCCAGCATCGACGCGAACTTCGTCAAGGCCTGCGAGCTGATCCTGGCCAGCACCGGGCGAGTGGTTGTAGTCGGCATGGGCAAATCGGGGCACATCGGCAACAAGATCGCCGCCACCCTGGCCAGCACTGGCACGCCTGCTTTCTTCGTGCACCCGGCCGAGGCCAGCCACGGCGACATGGGCATGATCACCCAGGACGATGTGATCCTGGCGTTGTCCAATTCTGGCAGCACGAGCGAAATCGTGACCCTGCTGCCGCTGATCAAGCGCCTTGGCATCAAGATGATCAGCCTTACCGGCAACCCGGACTCACCATTGGCCCAGGCTGCCGAGGTCAACCTTGATGCGCGGGTCGCCCACGAAGCCTGCCCGCTCAACCTGGCACCAACCTCCTCCACCACTGCCGCGCTGGTGCTGGGCGACGCCCTGGCCATCGCCCTGCTCGAAGCGCGCGGCTTCACCGCTGAAGATTTCGCCTTCTCGCACCCAGGCGGCGCCCTGGGCCGCCGCCTGCTGCTCAAGGTCGAGAACGTCATGCATGCGGGCGACGAGCTGCCACAGGTCAAGCGCGGTACACTGCTCAAGCATGCGCTGCTGGAAATGTCCCGCAAAGGCCTGGGCATGACCGTGGTGCTCGAGCAAGACGGCAGCCTGGCAGGGATTTTCACCGATGGTGACCTGCGCCGCAGCCTGGACCGCAACATCGACGTGCATACCGCACTGATCGACGAAGTGATGACCGTACACGGCAAGACCGCCCGCGCCGAGATGCTCGCCGCCGAAGCGCTGAAGATCATGGAAGATCACAAGATCAGCGCCCTGGTGGTGGTCGATGGCAACGACCGACCGACCGGCGCTTTGAACATGCATGACCTGCTGCGCGCAGGGGTGATGTAA
- the lptC gene encoding LPS export ABC transporter periplasmic protein LptC — translation MLSKKARNIALFVVIAALLAAVGYWNVSPERFLEEPAAQVDESAIDYYAINAHSVQFLPDGKLQYEMTADKVEHLKASEVTLVTTPDLHMYRGTQYPWHVQSVRAEVNPDGSEVELIDNVRIARTDEKQRDTIITSSRMTVFPQKQYAQTEQAVRIDGAGGTTTGKGMKAYLKESKIDLLSNVRGQYEAR, via the coding sequence ATGCTCAGCAAGAAAGCCCGCAACATCGCGCTGTTCGTGGTCATTGCCGCGCTGCTGGCGGCCGTCGGTTACTGGAATGTCAGCCCCGAGCGCTTCCTGGAAGAGCCAGCGGCGCAGGTCGACGAAAGCGCCATCGACTACTATGCGATCAACGCCCATAGCGTGCAGTTTCTGCCAGACGGCAAACTGCAGTACGAAATGACTGCCGACAAAGTCGAGCACCTCAAGGCCAGCGAGGTCACTCTGGTGACCACGCCAGACCTGCACATGTACCGCGGTACCCAGTACCCATGGCATGTGCAGAGCGTTCGCGCCGAGGTCAACCCTGACGGCAGCGAAGTCGAACTGATCGATAACGTGCGCATTGCCCGCACCGACGAAAAACAGCGCGATACCATCATCACCAGCTCGCGCATGACCGTATTCCCACAGAAGCAATATGCGCAGACCGAGCAAGCCGTTAGAATCGACGGCGCCGGTGGCACAACCACAGGCAAGGGAATGAAAGCGTATTTGAAAGAAAGCAAGATCGACTTGCTCTCTAACGTAAGAGGACAGTATGAGGCTCGTTAA
- the lptB gene encoding LPS export ABC transporter ATP-binding protein: MATLKAQHLAKSYKGRQVVRDVSLSIDSGQIVGLLGPNGAGKTTCFYMIVGLVQADQGRVLIDTLDVSHQPMHGRARAGIGYLPQEASIFRKLSVADNIMAILETRKDIDREGRRKELESLLQEFHISHIRDNLGMSLSGGERRRVEIARALATAPKFILLDEPFAGVDPISVGDIKQIIHHLKAKGIGVLITDHNVRETLDICETAYIVNDGQLIAEGDAETILANDLVKEVYLGHEFRL, translated from the coding sequence ATGGCAACCCTCAAAGCCCAGCATCTGGCCAAGAGCTACAAAGGCCGGCAAGTGGTACGTGATGTCAGCCTGTCGATCGACAGCGGGCAGATCGTCGGCCTGCTTGGCCCCAATGGCGCCGGCAAGACCACCTGCTTCTACATGATCGTGGGCCTGGTGCAGGCCGACCAGGGGCGCGTACTGATCGACACCCTCGATGTCAGCCACCAGCCCATGCACGGGCGCGCCCGTGCAGGCATCGGCTATCTGCCGCAGGAAGCTTCGATCTTCCGCAAGCTGTCGGTGGCCGACAACATCATGGCCATCCTCGAGACCCGCAAGGACATCGACCGCGAGGGCCGGCGCAAAGAGCTGGAAAGCCTGCTCCAGGAATTCCACATCAGCCACATCCGCGACAACCTCGGCATGAGCCTGTCCGGCGGTGAACGCCGAAGGGTGGAAATCGCCCGCGCCCTGGCCACTGCGCCTAAGTTCATCCTGCTGGACGAGCCGTTCGCTGGTGTAGACCCGATCTCCGTGGGCGACATCAAGCAGATCATTCATCACCTCAAAGCCAAGGGTATCGGGGTGCTGATCACCGACCACAATGTGCGTGAAACCCTGGATATCTGCGAAACCGCCTACATCGTCAATGACGGTCAACTGATCGCCGAGGGTGACGCCGAGACCATTCTGGCCAACGACCTGGTCAAGGAGGTTTACCTGGGTCACGAGTTCCGACTCTGA
- a CDS encoding KdsC family phosphatase: MNQNLMQRGKAIKLAVFDVDGVLTDGRLYFLEDGSEFKTFNTLDGHGIKMLMASGVTTAIISGRKTPVVERRARNLGIPHLYQGREDKLVVLDGLLAELGLSYEQVAYLGDDLPDLPVIRRVGLGMAVANAAPFVRQHAHGVTEARGGEGAAREFCELIMQAQGTLDAANANYL, encoded by the coding sequence ATGAACCAGAACCTGATGCAGCGTGGCAAGGCCATCAAACTCGCCGTGTTCGATGTGGACGGGGTGCTCACCGATGGGCGCCTGTATTTCCTTGAAGACGGCAGCGAATTCAAGACCTTCAACACCCTCGACGGCCATGGCATCAAGATGCTCATGGCATCTGGCGTGACCACCGCCATCATCAGCGGGCGCAAGACCCCGGTGGTCGAGCGCCGCGCCAGGAACCTCGGCATACCCCACCTGTACCAGGGCCGCGAGGACAAACTGGTGGTGCTCGACGGTCTGCTTGCCGAACTGGGCCTAAGCTATGAGCAGGTCGCCTACCTGGGCGACGACCTTCCGGACCTGCCGGTCATTCGCCGGGTTGGGTTGGGCATGGCAGTGGCCAATGCTGCACCTTTCGTGCGTCAGCACGCCCATGGCGTGACCGAGGCACGCGGCGGTGAAGGCGCCGCTCGCGAGTTCTGTGAACTGATCATGCAGGCCCAGGGCACCCTGGACGCTGCCAACGCCAACTACCTTTAA
- a CDS encoding ATP-binding cassette domain-containing protein has translation MSVDSAYAVELKGVTFKRGSRSIFSNVDIRIPRGKVTGIMGPSGCGKTTLLRLMGAQLRPSSGEVWVAGQNLPSLSRSDLFDARKQMGVLFQSGALFTDLDVFENVAFPLRVHTQLSDEMIRDIVLMKLQAVGLRGAIDLMPDELSGGMKRRVALARAIALDPQILMYDEPFVGQDPIAMGVLVRLIRLLNDALGITSIVVSHDLAETASIADYIYVVGDGQVLGQGTPDELMGSDNPRIRQFMKGDPDGPVPFHFPAPDYRADLLGAR, from the coding sequence ATGAGTGTGGATAGCGCCTACGCGGTCGAGTTGAAGGGGGTTACCTTCAAGCGCGGTTCGCGCAGCATTTTCAGCAATGTCGACATCCGTATCCCGCGTGGCAAAGTCACCGGGATCATGGGGCCGTCGGGTTGCGGCAAGACCACGCTGCTGCGCCTGATGGGCGCGCAGCTGAGGCCCTCGAGCGGTGAGGTCTGGGTAGCCGGGCAGAACCTGCCGAGCCTGTCGCGCAGCGATCTGTTCGACGCGCGCAAGCAGATGGGCGTGCTGTTCCAGAGCGGTGCGCTGTTCACCGACCTCGATGTGTTCGAGAACGTCGCATTTCCCCTGCGTGTGCATACCCAGCTTTCGGACGAAATGATCCGCGACATCGTGTTGATGAAGCTACAGGCCGTGGGTCTGCGCGGGGCTATCGACCTGATGCCGGACGAGCTCTCGGGTGGTATGAAGCGCCGTGTGGCACTGGCCCGGGCGATCGCTCTGGACCCGCAGATCCTCATGTATGATGAGCCGTTCGTCGGGCAGGACCCGATCGCCATGGGTGTGCTTGTGCGCCTGATCCGCCTGCTCAACGATGCCTTGGGCATTACCAGCATCGTGGTGTCTCACGACCTTGCCGAAACCGCCAGTATCGCGGATTACATCTATGTGGTCGGTGATGGCCAGGTGCTGGGCCAGGGCACGCCTGACGAACTGATGGGCTCGGACAACCCGCGCATTCGCCAATTCATGAAGGGCGACCCGGACGGCCCGGTTCCCTTCCATTTTCCTGCGCCTGACTACCGCGCCGATCTGCTGGGGGCGCGTTGA